From a single Myotis daubentonii chromosome 5, mMyoDau2.1, whole genome shotgun sequence genomic region:
- the ZNF692 gene encoding zinc finger protein 692 isoform X8 produces MAASPAEADASHRRREKRRQLDARRSKCRIRLGGHMEQWCLLKEQLGFSLHSQLAKFLLDRYTSSGCVLCAGPKPLPPKGLQYLVLLSHAHSQECSLVPGLRGPGGRDGGLVWECSAGHTFSWGPSSGPTPPAEPKPALLPSTSQRSWCPEARGGQEPAGLESEREERTQEARLPRGMGPPPESFLPPGDEGEDEDESEEEMLSDASPWTYSSSSDNCEPDAPRPHPSPVTHALEEGETPLAPAAAPTSLAVPPSSASPLGSGAPLSVEDEGKPELRQTPPVAQQTEVLASPGSQVQSALAVAWDEDSAQIGPKRIRKAAKKELLPCDYPGCGRIFSNRQYLNHHKKYQHIHQKSFSCPEPACGKSFNFKKHLKEHVKLHSEHGRSESMEVRSAWGSCSCREGRCLEQRPQ; encoded by the exons ATGGCCGCCTCCCCGGCAGAGGCCGACGCCTCCCACCGGCGGCGGGAGAAGCGGCGGCAGCTGGACGCGCGCCGCAGCAAGTGTCGCATCCGCCTGGGCGGCCACATGGAGCAGTGGTGCCTCCTCAAGGAGCAGCTGGGCTTCTCCCTGCACTCGCAGCTCGCCAAGTTCCTGCTGGACCG GTACACTTCTTCGGGCTGTGTGCTCTGTGCAG GTCCTAAGCCTTTGCCCCCCAAGGGTCTGCAGTATCTGGTGCTCCTATCTCATGCCCACAGCCAAGAGTGCAGCCTGGTGCCCGGGCTGCGGGGGCCCGGGGGCCGAGATGGTGGGCTTGTGTGGGAGTGCTCCGCGGGCCACACCTTCTCCTGGGGCCCCTCCTCAGGCCCCACACCTCCAGCGGAGCCCAAGCCAGCCCTCCTTCCAAGTACTTCCCAGAGAAGCTGGTGCCcagaggccaggggtgggcaggagCCTGCAG GTTTGGAATCTGAACGTGAGGAGAGGACTCAGGAGGCGAGGTTGCCCAG GGGAATGGGACCCCCACCGGAGTCCTTCCTGCCCCCAGGAGACGAGGGGGAGGATGAAGATGAGAGTGAAGAGGAGATGCTCAGTGATGCCAGCCCGTGGACCTACAGCTCCTCCTCAGACAA CTGTGAGCCAGATGCCCCCAGGCCGCACCCTTCCCCTGTCACCCATGCACTTGAGGAAGGAGAGACACCTCTGGCCCCTGCAGCTGCCCCTACTTCTCTTGCTGTGCCACCCTCATCAGCATCCCCACTGGGTTCTGGAGCTCCTCTGTCTGTAGAAGATGAGGGGAAACCGGAGCTCCGTCAGACCCCTCCGGTGGCCCAGCAAACTGAGGTCCTGGCCAG CCCTGGGAGTCAGGTCCAGTCTGCTCTGGCGGTAGcctgggatgaggacagtgcaCAGATTGGCCCCAAGAGAATTAG GAAAGCTGCCAAAAAGGAGCTGCTGCCTTGTGACTACCCTGGCTGTGGGAGGATCTTCTCCAACCGCCAGTATTTGAAT CACCATAAGAAGTACCAGCACATCCACCAGAAGTCCTTCTCCTGCCCAGAGCCGGCCTGTGGAAAGTCCTTCAACTTCAAGAAACACCTGAAGGAGCATGTGAAGCTGCACAGTG AGCACGGAAGAAGTGAAAGCATGGAAGTGAGGAGCGCGTGGGGGAGTTGCTCTTGTAGAGAGGGAAGGTGCCTTGAGCAAAGACCTCagtga
- the ZNF692 gene encoding zinc finger protein 692 isoform X3, translated as MAASPAEADASHRRREKRRQLDARRSKCRIRLGGHMEQWCLLKEQLGFSLHSQLAKFLLDRYTSSGCVLCAGPKPLPPKGLQYLVLLSHAHSQECSLVPGLRGPGGRDGGLVWECSAGHTFSWGPSSGPTPPAEPKPALLPSTSQRSWCPEARGGQEPAGLESEREERTQEARLPRGMGPPPESFLPPGDEGEDEDESEEEMLSDASPWTYSSSSDNCEPDAPRPHPSPVTHALEEGETPLAPAAAPTSLAVPPSSASPLGSGAPLSVEDEGKPELRQTPPVAQQTEVLASPGSQVQSALAVAWDEDSAQIGPKRIRKAAKKELLPCDYPGCGRIFSNRQYLNHHKKYQHIHQKSFSCPEPACGKSFNFKKHLKEHVKLHSETALGKEGLGTVLGAGLAAWSHWIISVTSSNLVIHRRIHTGEKPLQCEICGFTCRQKASLNWHRRKHAETAATLRFPCEVCGKCFEKPDSVAAHCSKSHPALLLAPSEQLSPAEPSSSVSPPALLGASDGCRPSSVSGSDPAS; from the exons ATGGCCGCCTCCCCGGCAGAGGCCGACGCCTCCCACCGGCGGCGGGAGAAGCGGCGGCAGCTGGACGCGCGCCGCAGCAAGTGTCGCATCCGCCTGGGCGGCCACATGGAGCAGTGGTGCCTCCTCAAGGAGCAGCTGGGCTTCTCCCTGCACTCGCAGCTCGCCAAGTTCCTGCTGGACCG GTACACTTCTTCGGGCTGTGTGCTCTGTGCAG GTCCTAAGCCTTTGCCCCCCAAGGGTCTGCAGTATCTGGTGCTCCTATCTCATGCCCACAGCCAAGAGTGCAGCCTGGTGCCCGGGCTGCGGGGGCCCGGGGGCCGAGATGGTGGGCTTGTGTGGGAGTGCTCCGCGGGCCACACCTTCTCCTGGGGCCCCTCCTCAGGCCCCACACCTCCAGCGGAGCCCAAGCCAGCCCTCCTTCCAAGTACTTCCCAGAGAAGCTGGTGCCcagaggccaggggtgggcaggagCCTGCAG GTTTGGAATCTGAACGTGAGGAGAGGACTCAGGAGGCGAGGTTGCCCAG GGGAATGGGACCCCCACCGGAGTCCTTCCTGCCCCCAGGAGACGAGGGGGAGGATGAAGATGAGAGTGAAGAGGAGATGCTCAGTGATGCCAGCCCGTGGACCTACAGCTCCTCCTCAGACAA CTGTGAGCCAGATGCCCCCAGGCCGCACCCTTCCCCTGTCACCCATGCACTTGAGGAAGGAGAGACACCTCTGGCCCCTGCAGCTGCCCCTACTTCTCTTGCTGTGCCACCCTCATCAGCATCCCCACTGGGTTCTGGAGCTCCTCTGTCTGTAGAAGATGAGGGGAAACCGGAGCTCCGTCAGACCCCTCCGGTGGCCCAGCAAACTGAGGTCCTGGCCAG CCCTGGGAGTCAGGTCCAGTCTGCTCTGGCGGTAGcctgggatgaggacagtgcaCAGATTGGCCCCAAGAGAATTAG GAAAGCTGCCAAAAAGGAGCTGCTGCCTTGTGACTACCCTGGCTGTGGGAGGATCTTCTCCAACCGCCAGTATTTGAAT CACCATAAGAAGTACCAGCACATCCACCAGAAGTCCTTCTCCTGCCCAGAGCCGGCCTGTGGAAAGTCCTTCAACTTCAAGAAACACCTGAAGGAGCATGTGAAGCTGCACAGTG AAACTGCGCTGGGCAAGGAGGGACTGGGGACGGTGTTGGGCGCTGGACTGGCAGCCTGGAGTCACTGGATTATCAGTGTGACAAG CAGCAACCTGGTCATCCACCGGCGCatccacactggagagaagccgcTGCA GTGTGAGATCTGCGGCTTCACCTGCCGCCAGAAGGCCTCCCTGAACTGGCACCGGCGCAAGCACGCAGAGACAGCAGCCACCCTGCGCTTCCCCTGCGAGGTCTGTGGCAAGTGCTTTGAGAAGCCGGACAGCGTGGCAGCCCACTGCAGCAAGAGCCACCCAGCACTGCTCCTGGCCCCATCAGAGCAACTCAGCCCAGCGGAGCCCAGCTCCAGTGTCTCTCCCCCTGCGCTCCTGGGGGCCAGCGATGGGTGCAGGCCCTCGAGTGTCTCAGGCTCTGACCCTGCTTCCTAA
- the ZNF692 gene encoding zinc finger protein 692 isoform X1, which yields MAASPAEADASHRRREKRRQLDARRSKCRIRLGGHMEQWCLLKEQLGFSLHSQLAKFLLDRYTSSGCVLCAGPKPLPPKGLQYLVLLSHAHSQECSLVPGLRGPGGRDGGLVWECSAGHTFSWGPSSGPTPPAEPKPALLPSTSQRSWCPEARGGQEPAGLESEREERTQEARLPRGMGPPPESFLPPGDEGEDEDESEEEMLSDASPWTYSSSSDNCEPDAPRPHPSPVTHALEEGETPLAPAAAPTSLAVPPSSASPLGSGAPLSVEDEGKPELRQTPPVAQQTEVLASPGSQVQSALAVAWDEDSAQIGPKRIRKAAKKELLPCDYPGCGRIFSNRQYLNHHKKYQHIHQKSFSCPEPACGKSFNFKKHLKEHVKLHSETALGKEGLGTVLGAGLAAWSHWIISVTSNLVIHRRIHTGEKPLQCEICGFTCRQKASLNWHRRKHAETAATLRFPCEVCGKCFEKPDSVAAHCSKSHPALLLAPSEQLSPAEPSSSVSPPALLGASDGCRPSSVSGSDPAS from the exons ATGGCCGCCTCCCCGGCAGAGGCCGACGCCTCCCACCGGCGGCGGGAGAAGCGGCGGCAGCTGGACGCGCGCCGCAGCAAGTGTCGCATCCGCCTGGGCGGCCACATGGAGCAGTGGTGCCTCCTCAAGGAGCAGCTGGGCTTCTCCCTGCACTCGCAGCTCGCCAAGTTCCTGCTGGACCG GTACACTTCTTCGGGCTGTGTGCTCTGTGCAG GTCCTAAGCCTTTGCCCCCCAAGGGTCTGCAGTATCTGGTGCTCCTATCTCATGCCCACAGCCAAGAGTGCAGCCTGGTGCCCGGGCTGCGGGGGCCCGGGGGCCGAGATGGTGGGCTTGTGTGGGAGTGCTCCGCGGGCCACACCTTCTCCTGGGGCCCCTCCTCAGGCCCCACACCTCCAGCGGAGCCCAAGCCAGCCCTCCTTCCAAGTACTTCCCAGAGAAGCTGGTGCCcagaggccaggggtgggcaggagCCTGCAG GTTTGGAATCTGAACGTGAGGAGAGGACTCAGGAGGCGAGGTTGCCCAG GGGAATGGGACCCCCACCGGAGTCCTTCCTGCCCCCAGGAGACGAGGGGGAGGATGAAGATGAGAGTGAAGAGGAGATGCTCAGTGATGCCAGCCCGTGGACCTACAGCTCCTCCTCAGACAA CTGTGAGCCAGATGCCCCCAGGCCGCACCCTTCCCCTGTCACCCATGCACTTGAGGAAGGAGAGACACCTCTGGCCCCTGCAGCTGCCCCTACTTCTCTTGCTGTGCCACCCTCATCAGCATCCCCACTGGGTTCTGGAGCTCCTCTGTCTGTAGAAGATGAGGGGAAACCGGAGCTCCGTCAGACCCCTCCGGTGGCCCAGCAAACTGAGGTCCTGGCCAG CCCTGGGAGTCAGGTCCAGTCTGCTCTGGCGGTAGcctgggatgaggacagtgcaCAGATTGGCCCCAAGAGAATTAG GAAAGCTGCCAAAAAGGAGCTGCTGCCTTGTGACTACCCTGGCTGTGGGAGGATCTTCTCCAACCGCCAGTATTTGAAT CACCATAAGAAGTACCAGCACATCCACCAGAAGTCCTTCTCCTGCCCAGAGCCGGCCTGTGGAAAGTCCTTCAACTTCAAGAAACACCTGAAGGAGCATGTGAAGCTGCACAGTG AAACTGCGCTGGGCAAGGAGGGACTGGGGACGGTGTTGGGCGCTGGACTGGCAGCCTGGAGTCACTGGATTATCAGTGTGACAAG CAACCTGGTCATCCACCGGCGCatccacactggagagaagccgcTGCA GTGTGAGATCTGCGGCTTCACCTGCCGCCAGAAGGCCTCCCTGAACTGGCACCGGCGCAAGCACGCAGAGACAGCAGCCACCCTGCGCTTCCCCTGCGAGGTCTGTGGCAAGTGCTTTGAGAAGCCGGACAGCGTGGCAGCCCACTGCAGCAAGAGCCACCCAGCACTGCTCCTGGCCCCATCAGAGCAACTCAGCCCAGCGGAGCCCAGCTCCAGTGTCTCTCCCCCTGCGCTCCTGGGGGCCAGCGATGGGTGCAGGCCCTCGAGTGTCTCAGGCTCTGACCCTGCTTCCTAA
- the ZNF692 gene encoding zinc finger protein 692 isoform X2, translating into MAASPAEADASHRRREKRRQLDARRSKCRIRLGGHMEQWCLLKEQLGFSLHSQLAKFLLDRYTSSGCVLCAGPKPLPPKGLQYLVLLSHAHSQECSLVPGLRGPGGRDGGLVWECSAGHTFSWGPSSGPTPPAEPKPALLPSTSQRSWCPEARGGQEPAGLESEREERTQEARLPRGMGPPPESFLPPGDEGEDEDESEEEMLSDASPWTYSSSSDNCEPDAPRPHPSPVTHALEEGETPLAPAAAPTSLAVPPSSASPLGSGAPLSVEDEGKPELRQTPPVAQQTEVLASPGSQVQSALAVAWDEDSAQIGPKRIRKAAKKELLPCDYPGCGRIFSNRQYLNHHKKYQHIHQKSFSCPEPACGKSFNFKKHLKEHVKLHSDTRDYICEFCARSFRTSSNLVIHRRIHTGEKPLQCEICGFTCRQKASLNWHRRKHAETAATLRFPCEVCGKCFEKPDSVAAHCSKSHPALLLAPSEQLSPAEPSSSVSPPALLGASDGCRPSSVSGSDPAS; encoded by the exons ATGGCCGCCTCCCCGGCAGAGGCCGACGCCTCCCACCGGCGGCGGGAGAAGCGGCGGCAGCTGGACGCGCGCCGCAGCAAGTGTCGCATCCGCCTGGGCGGCCACATGGAGCAGTGGTGCCTCCTCAAGGAGCAGCTGGGCTTCTCCCTGCACTCGCAGCTCGCCAAGTTCCTGCTGGACCG GTACACTTCTTCGGGCTGTGTGCTCTGTGCAG GTCCTAAGCCTTTGCCCCCCAAGGGTCTGCAGTATCTGGTGCTCCTATCTCATGCCCACAGCCAAGAGTGCAGCCTGGTGCCCGGGCTGCGGGGGCCCGGGGGCCGAGATGGTGGGCTTGTGTGGGAGTGCTCCGCGGGCCACACCTTCTCCTGGGGCCCCTCCTCAGGCCCCACACCTCCAGCGGAGCCCAAGCCAGCCCTCCTTCCAAGTACTTCCCAGAGAAGCTGGTGCCcagaggccaggggtgggcaggagCCTGCAG GTTTGGAATCTGAACGTGAGGAGAGGACTCAGGAGGCGAGGTTGCCCAG GGGAATGGGACCCCCACCGGAGTCCTTCCTGCCCCCAGGAGACGAGGGGGAGGATGAAGATGAGAGTGAAGAGGAGATGCTCAGTGATGCCAGCCCGTGGACCTACAGCTCCTCCTCAGACAA CTGTGAGCCAGATGCCCCCAGGCCGCACCCTTCCCCTGTCACCCATGCACTTGAGGAAGGAGAGACACCTCTGGCCCCTGCAGCTGCCCCTACTTCTCTTGCTGTGCCACCCTCATCAGCATCCCCACTGGGTTCTGGAGCTCCTCTGTCTGTAGAAGATGAGGGGAAACCGGAGCTCCGTCAGACCCCTCCGGTGGCCCAGCAAACTGAGGTCCTGGCCAG CCCTGGGAGTCAGGTCCAGTCTGCTCTGGCGGTAGcctgggatgaggacagtgcaCAGATTGGCCCCAAGAGAATTAG GAAAGCTGCCAAAAAGGAGCTGCTGCCTTGTGACTACCCTGGCTGTGGGAGGATCTTCTCCAACCGCCAGTATTTGAAT CACCATAAGAAGTACCAGCACATCCACCAGAAGTCCTTCTCCTGCCCAGAGCCGGCCTGTGGAAAGTCCTTCAACTTCAAGAAACACCTGAAGGAGCATGTGAAGCTGCACAGTG ACACCCGGGACTACATCTGTGAATTCTGCGCCCGGTCTTTCCGCACCAGCAGCAACCTGGTCATCCACCGGCGCatccacactggagagaagccgcTGCA GTGTGAGATCTGCGGCTTCACCTGCCGCCAGAAGGCCTCCCTGAACTGGCACCGGCGCAAGCACGCAGAGACAGCAGCCACCCTGCGCTTCCCCTGCGAGGTCTGTGGCAAGTGCTTTGAGAAGCCGGACAGCGTGGCAGCCCACTGCAGCAAGAGCCACCCAGCACTGCTCCTGGCCCCATCAGAGCAACTCAGCCCAGCGGAGCCCAGCTCCAGTGTCTCTCCCCCTGCGCTCCTGGGGGCCAGCGATGGGTGCAGGCCCTCGAGTGTCTCAGGCTCTGACCCTGCTTCCTAA
- the ZNF692 gene encoding zinc finger protein 692 isoform X9, translating into MAASPAEADASHRRREKRRQLDARRSKCRIRLGGHMEQWCLLKEQLGFSLHSQLAKFLLDRYTSSGCVLCAGLESEREERTQEARLPRGMGPPPESFLPPGDEGEDEDESEEEMLSDASPWTYSSSSDNCEPDAPRPHPSPVTHALEEGETPLAPAAAPTSLAVPPSSASPLGSGAPLSVEDEGKPELRQTPPVAQQTEVLASPGSQVQSALAVAWDEDSAQIGPKRIRKAAKKELLPCDYPGCGRIFSNRQYLNHHKKYQHIHQKSFSCPEPACGKSFNFKKHLKEHVKLHSETALGKEGLGTVLGAGLAAWSHWIISVTSSNLVIHRRIHTGEKPLQCEICGFTCRQKASLNWHRRKHAETAATLRFPCEVCGKCFEKPDSVAAHCSKSHPALLLAPSEQLSPAEPSSSVSPPALLGASDGCRPSSVSGSDPAS; encoded by the exons ATGGCCGCCTCCCCGGCAGAGGCCGACGCCTCCCACCGGCGGCGGGAGAAGCGGCGGCAGCTGGACGCGCGCCGCAGCAAGTGTCGCATCCGCCTGGGCGGCCACATGGAGCAGTGGTGCCTCCTCAAGGAGCAGCTGGGCTTCTCCCTGCACTCGCAGCTCGCCAAGTTCCTGCTGGACCG GTACACTTCTTCGGGCTGTGTGCTCTGTGCAG GTTTGGAATCTGAACGTGAGGAGAGGACTCAGGAGGCGAGGTTGCCCAG GGGAATGGGACCCCCACCGGAGTCCTTCCTGCCCCCAGGAGACGAGGGGGAGGATGAAGATGAGAGTGAAGAGGAGATGCTCAGTGATGCCAGCCCGTGGACCTACAGCTCCTCCTCAGACAA CTGTGAGCCAGATGCCCCCAGGCCGCACCCTTCCCCTGTCACCCATGCACTTGAGGAAGGAGAGACACCTCTGGCCCCTGCAGCTGCCCCTACTTCTCTTGCTGTGCCACCCTCATCAGCATCCCCACTGGGTTCTGGAGCTCCTCTGTCTGTAGAAGATGAGGGGAAACCGGAGCTCCGTCAGACCCCTCCGGTGGCCCAGCAAACTGAGGTCCTGGCCAG CCCTGGGAGTCAGGTCCAGTCTGCTCTGGCGGTAGcctgggatgaggacagtgcaCAGATTGGCCCCAAGAGAATTAG GAAAGCTGCCAAAAAGGAGCTGCTGCCTTGTGACTACCCTGGCTGTGGGAGGATCTTCTCCAACCGCCAGTATTTGAAT CACCATAAGAAGTACCAGCACATCCACCAGAAGTCCTTCTCCTGCCCAGAGCCGGCCTGTGGAAAGTCCTTCAACTTCAAGAAACACCTGAAGGAGCATGTGAAGCTGCACAGTG AAACTGCGCTGGGCAAGGAGGGACTGGGGACGGTGTTGGGCGCTGGACTGGCAGCCTGGAGTCACTGGATTATCAGTGTGACAAG CAGCAACCTGGTCATCCACCGGCGCatccacactggagagaagccgcTGCA GTGTGAGATCTGCGGCTTCACCTGCCGCCAGAAGGCCTCCCTGAACTGGCACCGGCGCAAGCACGCAGAGACAGCAGCCACCCTGCGCTTCCCCTGCGAGGTCTGTGGCAAGTGCTTTGAGAAGCCGGACAGCGTGGCAGCCCACTGCAGCAAGAGCCACCCAGCACTGCTCCTGGCCCCATCAGAGCAACTCAGCCCAGCGGAGCCCAGCTCCAGTGTCTCTCCCCCTGCGCTCCTGGGGGCCAGCGATGGGTGCAGGCCCTCGAGTGTCTCAGGCTCTGACCCTGCTTCCTAA
- the ZNF692 gene encoding zinc finger protein 692 isoform X6 — MAASPAEADASHRRREKRRQLDARRSKCRIRLGGHMEQWCLLKEQLGFSLHSQLAKFLLDRYTSSGCVLCAGPKPLPPKGLQYLVLLSHAHSQECSLVPGLRGPGGRDGGLVWECSAGHTFSWGPSSGPTPPAEPKPALLPSTSQRSWCPEARGGQEPAGLESEREERTQEARLPRGMGPPPESFLPPGDEGEDEDESEEEMLSDASPWTYSSSSDNCEPDAPRPHPSPVTHALEEGETPLAPAAAPTSLAVPPSSASPLGSGAPLSVEDEGKPELRQTPPVAQQTEVLASPGSQVQSALAVAWDEDSAQIGPKRIRKAAKKELLPCDYPGCGRIFSNRQYLNHHKKYQHIHQKSFSCPEPACGKSFNFKKHLKEHVKLHSAATWSSTGASTLERSRCSVRSAASPAARRPP; from the exons ATGGCCGCCTCCCCGGCAGAGGCCGACGCCTCCCACCGGCGGCGGGAGAAGCGGCGGCAGCTGGACGCGCGCCGCAGCAAGTGTCGCATCCGCCTGGGCGGCCACATGGAGCAGTGGTGCCTCCTCAAGGAGCAGCTGGGCTTCTCCCTGCACTCGCAGCTCGCCAAGTTCCTGCTGGACCG GTACACTTCTTCGGGCTGTGTGCTCTGTGCAG GTCCTAAGCCTTTGCCCCCCAAGGGTCTGCAGTATCTGGTGCTCCTATCTCATGCCCACAGCCAAGAGTGCAGCCTGGTGCCCGGGCTGCGGGGGCCCGGGGGCCGAGATGGTGGGCTTGTGTGGGAGTGCTCCGCGGGCCACACCTTCTCCTGGGGCCCCTCCTCAGGCCCCACACCTCCAGCGGAGCCCAAGCCAGCCCTCCTTCCAAGTACTTCCCAGAGAAGCTGGTGCCcagaggccaggggtgggcaggagCCTGCAG GTTTGGAATCTGAACGTGAGGAGAGGACTCAGGAGGCGAGGTTGCCCAG GGGAATGGGACCCCCACCGGAGTCCTTCCTGCCCCCAGGAGACGAGGGGGAGGATGAAGATGAGAGTGAAGAGGAGATGCTCAGTGATGCCAGCCCGTGGACCTACAGCTCCTCCTCAGACAA CTGTGAGCCAGATGCCCCCAGGCCGCACCCTTCCCCTGTCACCCATGCACTTGAGGAAGGAGAGACACCTCTGGCCCCTGCAGCTGCCCCTACTTCTCTTGCTGTGCCACCCTCATCAGCATCCCCACTGGGTTCTGGAGCTCCTCTGTCTGTAGAAGATGAGGGGAAACCGGAGCTCCGTCAGACCCCTCCGGTGGCCCAGCAAACTGAGGTCCTGGCCAG CCCTGGGAGTCAGGTCCAGTCTGCTCTGGCGGTAGcctgggatgaggacagtgcaCAGATTGGCCCCAAGAGAATTAG GAAAGCTGCCAAAAAGGAGCTGCTGCCTTGTGACTACCCTGGCTGTGGGAGGATCTTCTCCAACCGCCAGTATTTGAAT CACCATAAGAAGTACCAGCACATCCACCAGAAGTCCTTCTCCTGCCCAGAGCCGGCCTGTGGAAAGTCCTTCAACTTCAAGAAACACCTGAAGGAGCATGTGAAGCTGCACAGTG CAGCAACCTGGTCATCCACCGGCGCatccacactggagagaagccgcTGCA GTGTGAGATCTGCGGCTTCACCTGCCGCCAGAAGGCCTCCCTGA
- the ZNF692 gene encoding zinc finger protein 692 isoform X7: MAASPAEADASHRRREKRRQLDARRSKCRIRLGGHMEQWCLLKEQLGFSLHSQLAKFLLDRYTSSGCVLCAGPKPLPPKGLQYLVLLSHAHSQECSLVPGLRGPGGRDGGLVWECSAGHTFSWGPSSGPTPPAEPKPALLPSTSQRSWCPEARGGQEPAGLESEREERTQEARLPRGMGPPPESFLPPGDEGEDEDESEEEMLSDASPWTYSSSSDNCEPDAPRPHPSPVTHALEEGETPLAPAAAPTSLAVPPSSASPLGSGAPLSVEDEGKPELRQTPPVAQQTEVLASPGSQVQSALAVAWDEDSAQIGPKRIRKAAKKELLPCDYPGCGRIFSNRQYLNHHKKYQHIHQKSFSCPEPACGKSFNFKKHLKEHVKLHSATWSSTGASTLERSRCSVRSAASPAARRPP, from the exons ATGGCCGCCTCCCCGGCAGAGGCCGACGCCTCCCACCGGCGGCGGGAGAAGCGGCGGCAGCTGGACGCGCGCCGCAGCAAGTGTCGCATCCGCCTGGGCGGCCACATGGAGCAGTGGTGCCTCCTCAAGGAGCAGCTGGGCTTCTCCCTGCACTCGCAGCTCGCCAAGTTCCTGCTGGACCG GTACACTTCTTCGGGCTGTGTGCTCTGTGCAG GTCCTAAGCCTTTGCCCCCCAAGGGTCTGCAGTATCTGGTGCTCCTATCTCATGCCCACAGCCAAGAGTGCAGCCTGGTGCCCGGGCTGCGGGGGCCCGGGGGCCGAGATGGTGGGCTTGTGTGGGAGTGCTCCGCGGGCCACACCTTCTCCTGGGGCCCCTCCTCAGGCCCCACACCTCCAGCGGAGCCCAAGCCAGCCCTCCTTCCAAGTACTTCCCAGAGAAGCTGGTGCCcagaggccaggggtgggcaggagCCTGCAG GTTTGGAATCTGAACGTGAGGAGAGGACTCAGGAGGCGAGGTTGCCCAG GGGAATGGGACCCCCACCGGAGTCCTTCCTGCCCCCAGGAGACGAGGGGGAGGATGAAGATGAGAGTGAAGAGGAGATGCTCAGTGATGCCAGCCCGTGGACCTACAGCTCCTCCTCAGACAA CTGTGAGCCAGATGCCCCCAGGCCGCACCCTTCCCCTGTCACCCATGCACTTGAGGAAGGAGAGACACCTCTGGCCCCTGCAGCTGCCCCTACTTCTCTTGCTGTGCCACCCTCATCAGCATCCCCACTGGGTTCTGGAGCTCCTCTGTCTGTAGAAGATGAGGGGAAACCGGAGCTCCGTCAGACCCCTCCGGTGGCCCAGCAAACTGAGGTCCTGGCCAG CCCTGGGAGTCAGGTCCAGTCTGCTCTGGCGGTAGcctgggatgaggacagtgcaCAGATTGGCCCCAAGAGAATTAG GAAAGCTGCCAAAAAGGAGCTGCTGCCTTGTGACTACCCTGGCTGTGGGAGGATCTTCTCCAACCGCCAGTATTTGAAT CACCATAAGAAGTACCAGCACATCCACCAGAAGTCCTTCTCCTGCCCAGAGCCGGCCTGTGGAAAGTCCTTCAACTTCAAGAAACACCTGAAGGAGCATGTGAAGCTGCACAGTG CAACCTGGTCATCCACCGGCGCatccacactggagagaagccgcTGCA GTGTGAGATCTGCGGCTTCACCTGCCGCCAGAAGGCCTCCCTGA